From the genome of Leptolyngbya sp. CCY15150:
GGGAGTTGCTGTTCATACCCTAAGGCTTGGTTCAAGACGCGAGTTAAGCGATGAATCCATTGATTAGCTTGTGCTTGGCTCATGCCAAAAAGAAAACCTTGAACGTCCTGGGTCGGGTAAAGGCGAACGTACACCAGGATGAACAGGAGCTTATCCTCCAGGTCGCTCAGGTGCGCTTTGCGACCTGCCCCCATGGCTCGCTGCCGGTCTTTGCGCTGAAAGGTGTCTTGAATG
Proteins encoded in this window:
- a CDS encoding transposase family protein; the encoded protein is MTGLRLQEFEVLLPSFGNAWDSFIQDTFQRKDRQRAMGAGRKAHLSDLEDKLLFILVYVRLYPTQDVQGFLFGMSQAQANQWIHRLTRVLNQALGYEQQLP